The genomic DNA ATGATCGTCCCGGCTCGCTATCTTCCGAGACACCATGGCGGCCTATTGTCCTGGTGGCCGCGCACACCAATCCACCCCTCCAGGAACTCGTCTTGGTGCTACTCGCACTCGCGCATGTGATGCTGACGCTGGGCGGCAAACCCCTGCCCCCCGACTCGACGCATTGCACCGCCGCCACGCGATTTCTGCGCGACGAGCAGCGCATGGTCGCGGCCATCGACGCCGACACCATAGATGATTGGCGCACGAAGCAGCGTCTCGCGGGGTGCCGCATCACGGCAGCCGGTGGTTCACCGATTGGCGTGGCCAAGGAGGCGGTGCGCCTGTACGAGCGCCTGCGTGCCGTCGGTTGGGTCCGCACACCCGATCCGCGTGACGCGCCCAACGAAGCGTCGCTGCGTTTCCGACTGGCGCAGTCCGACTGCCTGTTCAACGTGAACGCCGAGGCGATGCTCAACACCGAGTCGGAGGGTCGCGTCAACGACGCGCTGGTCCTCAGGGCCGGCGAGACGCGCTATCAGGTGTTCGTGCTGTGCCTGCCGGCCATGGCGGCGGCGCCGAGATAAGAAAGGCCCTTATGACTATTTGCCACCCGACGGTGCCTTCGATCCACCAGGCACACGCGGATTCCGCGTGAACGGCACGGCGCTCACGCCACGATGTCCGCGACTGTCGGTGGCGGTAATCACCAGGGCATACGGTCCGAATGGCAGCGAAGAGAGATCGAGGATTGCCGACCAACCCATGGGGGGTGGGCCTTCGGCCTTGGGACCCACGCTGCTGATTTCCCCGTACAGCAGCGTCGTCGGCTGACCGCCCACCACCGCCGTCGCTGAGATGATCGGAAACAGCGACTGCACGGTGGCTGCGACCGTCATCGTATCGCCAACGACGACCTGCGGCGCGGGCGTCGGAATGGACACGACAATTTCCGTGTCCGTGGCGGCCGTGACCGACACGGACACCGACCCACGTCGCGTTTCGCTGGTGGCTTCGACGACGACGGTGCCGACACCAAGCGCGGTCACCAACCCGGCGGGTGACACGGTGGCCACGCGTTCGTCGCTGGTGCTCCAACTCACTTCACGATCCGTCAACCTGTTCCCCGCGTAATCCGTCACGGTCACCGCGAGTTGACGTGATTGTGCCACCGCCAGACCGACCGCGAACGGAC from Gemmatimonadaceae bacterium includes the following:
- a CDS encoding Ig-like domain-containing protein, with the protein product MIRARWTLWSLVPSLVPSLVLLATCGGGGTSGPVAPAEPIEPLPVLTAMTVTLTSTPVVVGEMTLARIDAVDQKGRAMTVGITTWTSNEPLIATVSADGIIAGRATGIATITARVGTVTAQVAVRVTARPPGPVPVASVSVSPFAVGLAVAQSRQLAVTVTDYAGNRLTDREVSWSTSDERVATVSPAGLVTALGVGTVVVEATSETRRGSVSVSVTAATDTEIVVSIPTPAPQVVVGDTMTVAATVQSLFPIISATAVVGGQPTTLLYGEISSVGPKAEGPPPMGWSAILDLSSLPFGPYALVITATDSRGHRGVSAVPFTRNPRVPGGSKAPSGGK